The following is a genomic window from Desulfovibrio litoralis DSM 11393.
ATCAAATTACTGTTTGTGTTAGGTCAAGCGAACCCTTACCTATGACTATCTTAGCACTCATGCCCGAAATGGATGTAAATTAATGAACATTAAAGTAGTAACAGCAAAACAAGCACACCTTTCTTTTATTGCTGAAAATATGCGAGAAGCTGACGTTTTAGAGCTAAAAGCCTTTAGTGGACACACGCCTATTGAAGCATTGGACCTTTCGCTTAACCGCTCTTTATTGAGTTGGGTTTGTCTTGTTGACAATAAGCCCGCTTTCATCTGGGGCGTTGCACCATCTGGCTCTATTTTAAGCAAGGCTGGCATTCCTTGGCTTTTAGGTACGCCAGATATTTATAAGGCTAGGTTTAGCCTTTTAAAAGAAAGTAGAACGTATGTAGGGCTGATGAAAAGCACGTTTGAAACTCTTGAGAACTATGTTCACAGCAAAAACAAGTTTTCTATACGCTGGCTCAGGTGGTCTGGTTTTAAAATAGAAAAAGAAGCCAAGCCTTGGGGCATTGATAAAAATGAGTTGTTCTACAGATTTTACAGTTAAATTAAATAAAAATAAGGAGTAATTTATTATGTGTAGTATTCCAATCGCAGGGTTAATTATAACTCTCGCATCTACAGCAGTAAGTACAGCCTCATCTATTCAACAAGGCAAAGAACAATCCAAAGCCGCCGAAGCTCAAGCGAGATATGGGGCAGAAGTAGCATCACAAGAAGCAGCAACAAAAGAACAATTAGCCAAAAACGAAATATCAAAAGGCATCGCAGATCGTGAACGACATTTAAGAAATGCCGGACGATTACAGGGTGAAGCTACCTCTATGCTTGCCTCTAACGGGTTTGAGTTAGATAGCGGATCAACCGCTTCAATGCTCGCTGAAAGTGCGTCAGAAGCGGCGTATGATGCAAATATTATCACAGCTAACGCAGAAAATGCGGCGTGGTCGCACAGAGTAGGAGCAACGCAAGCACAAAACGCACAAAGCTCTTATTTAGCCCAAGCAAATAATTCTAAGTTCAATAGTGGTAACGCATGGCTTAATGGCGGGGCTTCTATGTTGGGGGCGATTGGAAGCGGAATGGCTATGTATAGTCAGGCGAAACCGACAAGTACGCCAGCAGGAAGCTCTTATTATGATGGAATGCAAGATGCTATTTATGCGACAAACCCTTATTTTTCCAAAAGTACAAAATGGTAAAAGCCAAGCAATTTTCATTAAGCCTTACTGCCCTAAAATAAACATTAATTCAAACCAGAGTAAAACAAAATGAGAATACCATTAAATCAAAGCAATCAAGGCATATCAACAGCTAATGCGGGGGCTGTGGCTTCTGTTCCAAGTATTAACGCTTTTTATAAACAAGGGGCATGGGACGGCTTAGCAAACCTTAGCCAAAATGCCAACAAGCTTTTTGTGGCTATTCAAGAAGAGAGCTTAAAAGATAAAGAAAAGCTTGAAAGTTTGGAAGATATGGAGGCGTTACAACGATTAGAACAGGCTCACCAAGAAAGAGACCTTGAAAACCGTGAGAAGTATCAAGGTAAAAATGCTGAAGGTGTTGATCTTGATATGCTTGGTTATTCAAAAAGCTTACTTGAACCGGAACTCGCAAAACGTACAGGCGAACGAGCTAGGTATTTTGCTTTAAAAGCTAATGATATTCAAAATAAATATGTAAATCACTCAAATGTTTATAAACTTGGAGAGCTTGAAAAATATAAAAGCTCTATCTTAAAAGCGAGTGATGACAAACTTGCGTTAGCTTTGAGCGACCCGAATATATCGGCTTTTGACAAGCAACGCATGACAAACGAACGCATAGCCGAAGAAAGAGCGTTTAACGCTGAAGCTTTTGATTCATCGGGAAAAGAGGCTGTTTTTAACGGCAACTTAAACGAAGCTATTCAAAATGATGCCTTTTTAAGGCTTCAGCAGGAAATTGACAACGGGAATTTTGTTTTTCAAGCAGACGAGAACAACCCGAATTCTGTTTATTATTTAGCGGCAAGCAAAGAGTCCGGAGGGCGTGGAAGTAGTGCTATCGGATATGATAAAAATGGTGGTACGAGTTACGGCACTTATCAGTTTTCAAGCAAGCAAGGCACGGCTCAAAATTTCGTTGATTGGTTGGCTCAAAATGGAAGCCCCGAAGTAAAAGAGCGGTTTGCCAAGCTTGGTGGTTTTAATACCGGCTCTAAAAAAGGGGCGGCGGCTCAAATGTGGCTTGCTTGTGTTAAAGATGGTTTAATTACACCCGAACTTGAAACGAAATTCATACAAGAACGCATGGTGAACCCCGCTTCATCTAAGCTATCGCCCACCCTTCAACAAACAATCAAAGACAACCCTATTTTAGGTTCGGCTTTTGTCTCAACCGTAATTCAACACGGAACAGGCGGGGCTAGTCGGTTAATGAACGAGGCGTATTCAAAAAATAAAGACGGTAAAATTGAAACCCTTTTACATGATTTATATGAAGCAAGAAAAGGGAACTTCCCCTCTTCTACGCCCGAAGTTCAAGCGAGCGTTGCAAGAAGATTGGAAGAAGAAAAACGCAGTTTAATAGAACACAAGGAAGCCGTTTTAAACGCAGATTTTAATAAGCTTAGTTACCCAAACCAACAAAAGATACTTAATTATTCAGCTCAAAAACAAGAGCATCATAGAAAGTTGGCAGAAGAACAAGAAGAAAACTCTATTTATCAAACGTTGGTAAAAAACAATGAAAGCTTGCCTTTTGAGCTTCAAGAGGCGAACGCTTTTAAGGTGATTGACGGATACAGGGATAAACCCGAGCTTCAAGAAAAATTAAGCCAAAGATTTAAAGGCCACCTTGAAAGACAAAAAACAGTAGTAAAAGCTCAAGACCAAAGCATTATTAACCAATTCTTAATTAATATGGAAAAGAATAAAACAGGCAGATTTGACGCTTTGGCAAATGTTGAACAAATTGAAGGTTTAAGTCGTGAAGGGAAAGAGCTTTTAACTAAAAAACTTACGGAAGGATCTTATAATAAAAAGACTGCTCTTAATCAAAAAGCAACAATTGACGCAAGGCGTTTAGTTGATAACGGCACATTAAAAACCCAAGAAGAGATAGACTCTTACGCACTTGATAATGAACTCACTTTTGAGCAGGCGGAACAACTCGGAAAATATTATGCAGACGGCGGAAAGCTTGGCAGGTTTAGTCAAAAAGACGTTGATAGAGTCATGTTAATGTTAGACGTAGACCCTAATAAATATGACGGTGAGGATATTTATCAAACTATTTTAAGAACGCCCGGATTGCTTAAAGACGGCTTAGCCCCAAGCGTAGATAACTTAAGGCAAATTATCAGCGGTTTTATCATGGACGGCGAAACCCAAGACAAGACAAGAACTTATCTTGGATATGGTGTAGATGAAAACTATTTAGAGGCTGTCAAAAACAAACAAGGAAGCCAGTGGCTACCTGATATTTCAGAGCTGTCAGCAGAAGAAAAAGCAAGATACGCCCAAACTCCAGAAGTTCAAAAAATGATTAAAGACGGCGAAAGCGAAAAGACAGCCATAAGAAGATATTACAAAAGACTTAAGGGCTTACCCGAGTAAGGAGTTTTAAATATGAGTTTAATTATAGAAAAACAACAAGACCAAAACCAACCAAACGAAAACAATAATTATTTATACAGCCCAAGAGATGAAGAAACAGGCGAAGACAATTCATTTACACCGCCAACACCACCACAACCCGTACAACAAACAGCCGAACCGCAACAGGTTCAGCCACTACAGCCAAAACAACATAAATGGATTACCAAGGCAGACGTTGAACGCTCTGTTATGCCCGCTATTATTGCCAGCGAGGGTTTAACTCTTAATAATATCGTCCAATCTAAAACACTTAGTAAAGAATTAAATTTAACGCCTGAAGTTATAAGCCAAAACATAGCAAAAGCTGAGCAAATGGCTTTAGTAAAACGCTTAGAACAAATGCCAGCCGTAAACAATTGGGTAGCGGAAAGCACGGAAAACGCAATTATTTATAAAGAAGATACGGCGATAGGAAAAACGGCTAGTTTTTATGATGAGAACTCTATTAAGCGTTCTATTGAAGATATTGAAAATTCAGCACCATTCAAAAAGGAGTTTGACCGCTGGACAGGAAGTACAAGAGAAAGCTTTTATCATAGTAGTGGTTTTGCATTAAGTCATTTAGGAAATGTTTTTAAAGCAATAGGATTTGATAACGATAATGTAGCCACTAAAAACGCATATTTATTGAGAGATACGCTTTACAAATATGCTACGGAAGAACGAGACCATTTAAAAACAAGTGTAAAGTCTCTTAAGGTTTCAGACTTTGAAACTTGGGATAGTTTTACAAATAGTTCTCTATTTAATTCTGATTTTTATTCGGAAGGTATTTCTGATCTTATAGGTGGTATGACACCGGGGCTATTAGTTACGGCTATGGGGGGTGGCAATTTTGGCTATGGAGTAATGGGCATGTCTGACGGTGGCTCTTTAGAAAAAGAGTTATTAAGTCAGGGAGTAGCACCAGAAACAGCTTTAAGTGCATCTACGGCTCAAATGGGTATATCGGCAATACTTGACAAGGTTGGACTTGAAGGGGTTTTTAAAAAGAATTTAAACAAAGCAACAAACAGTTTAGCAAAAAAAACAATAAATAAAGCAACAGCAACAGTCGTAGCGGGTGGAAGAGAAGGAGTCACAGAATACCTACAGGACTTAGCAAGACCTCTCGCAACAAGCTGGGCATTAGGAGAAAACATTGAACAAGCAACAACACGCTTCCTAAACGCCGCTAAGCAACTTGACTCTTTAGTGTTAGCATTTTTATTCGGCGGTGCTGGGAATATTGGCTATCAGGCGACATCAGCCTTACAACAAAAACAAATAGAAACCCAAGTTAACGACACTCAAGAAAAGCTTAAAACGCTTGATGAATTAGCGAGCGAGTCTAAAACCCGTGAGCTTATGCCTGAAAAGTTTGAAGAGTTTGCGGAAAGAGCCTCTGAACATAGCGATATGAAAGACGTTTATATTAACGCAGAGACCTTTTTTCAGAGCGATATTATAAATAATGAGCCTTTGCTTGATAAACTTGGAATAGATCAAAATATGGCTTATACGGCGTTAGCTTTAGGTGATTCCATAAAAGTTCCTTTAGCTAAGTATCAAACTTATATTGCCGGTACGCCTGTTTCAGACCAGCTTAAAGAAGGCGTAAAGTTTAGCGAACAAGATTATACCGTTAAAGAAAGTAAAGAATTTAGCGAACATGAAGCGGAAAAGGCTTTAAACGTAAACGAAGAATACACGGCGTTAAATAATGAGCTTGAGCTTGAGAAACAAAGACATAGAGAAATGCTTACAGGGGCTATACAACAAAGCCCTAACCTCTTTACAGAGCTTTCAAGCAGAGAAGGCGGGGTTGAAGAATATATAAACACTTGGCTTCATATGTTTGAAAACGGTGCAACTCGCATAGGTGGCGGAAGCTTAGAAAGCACTCTTGAAAGATTTAAACGCATAAAAGAGATTAAGACAGAGGCGTTTGGCGGTAACACGAAAACCGAAACGAACGGAGATATTAACACAGATGACAGTATTTTAACTTTAAAAGACACTAAAAACTGGACAGAAGAACAATTCGCAACGCTAACACCGAAGCAACTTGCGAGTTTAGAGGAAGAATATAACCAAACGGTAGCCAAAGAAGTTTTTGGAAAAGATCTTTTAAAAGACAAAGACCCACGCATAAAACACGTTTGGGGAACTATTGACGGTAAATCTTTAAAAAGAAACCACCCTTACGCATATAAAGAAATTGTTAGAAATTATGGTGTTGGTATATTTGGAAACGCTAAAAAGGGGGCTGTTGGAATAGACGTAGCGGCTCAAAGTTTAGTAAACGAAAAACTCGCTCCTTTAGATTTTGATGAAGAAGCTTTAGTTAGCCTACTCTCAGCACCACGCCAAAAAATAGGCAATGTTTTATATCAAGAAGATACAGACTTAACGCCCGCCTTTTTGCCTGAACTGGTTAAAAAATCAGCGGAACTGGAAACCAAAGAGCAACAAGCCATTGATTATGGACGTAGGGTTAAAGAGGCTTCTAAGAAGTGGGCGGAAGGGCTTAATAAACTTCAATCAGAAAAACCAAAAGCCAACGAAGTATTACAAGCGGGTAGAACCTCTGAAGTATTAAAAGCTT
Proteins encoded in this region:
- a CDS encoding virion core protein, T7 gp14 family; the encoded protein is MCSIPIAGLIITLASTAVSTASSIQQGKEQSKAAEAQARYGAEVASQEAATKEQLAKNEISKGIADRERHLRNAGRLQGEATSMLASNGFELDSGSTASMLAESASEAAYDANIITANAENAAWSHRVGATQAQNAQSSYLAQANNSKFNSGNAWLNGGASMLGAIGSGMAMYSQAKPTSTPAGSSYYDGMQDAIYATNPYFSKSTKW